The following are encoded together in the Chloroflexota bacterium genome:
- a CDS encoding DNA primase, protein MTPVEQIKAKLDIVEYIGESVKLRRSGKSFSGFCPFHANTKTPSFYVFPETQTWHCFGACGTGGDIFNFVMKRENVEFAEALRTLAGRAGVELKARVPADAEEDARIRRLRDVLESAVRYYHNLLINSPAAQSVREYLSRRDISGESIVAFQLGFAPESWDALGKYLAGKGFLPKDVLDAGLASEREGGGQYDRFRNRLMFPIRDIKGQTIGFGARALSDEQQPKYLNSPQTPLFEKSAVLYGIDMAKDAIRAGHTAVIVEGYVDALMAHQMGHKNVVAAMGTALTESQLKTLQRLAKKFILALDADTAGFEAMRRGLSVAHDALDKEAVPVPVGRNLVDFESHLQAEIRVAVLPSGYDPDDLLREDPAAWQTMLDTSLPVVDYLIQIVTAPLDLSSAKGKSEAAGTLLPLIRSMADSVQRAHYVQELSRRLRVDERALLEMAARTTEPAPRPARARPAAGPSAPEPRTLQRLGLEDFCLSMLLRHPDELTGVERLGLMADDFVQSENRQIYESLRTLEPGEGDGQPAGLRQRLNEALHARYDALVDLGRRFEPLMVEELEKSVLRLREQGLRQLINRLRFLEIEAQGAGDAGELREYRQRISLTTEQLDWTQSALRARTMLGRAESAANEKTV, encoded by the coding sequence ATGACACCTGTCGAGCAGATCAAAGCCAAACTCGATATCGTCGAGTACATCGGTGAAAGCGTGAAGCTGCGCCGCTCGGGCAAGTCGTTCAGCGGCTTCTGCCCGTTCCACGCCAACACGAAAACGCCGTCGTTCTACGTCTTCCCGGAGACGCAGACGTGGCACTGCTTTGGCGCGTGCGGAACGGGTGGCGATATCTTCAACTTCGTGATGAAGCGGGAGAACGTCGAGTTTGCGGAGGCGCTCCGCACGCTGGCCGGGCGCGCCGGCGTCGAACTGAAGGCGCGCGTGCCGGCCGATGCCGAGGAGGACGCGCGCATCCGCCGCCTGCGCGACGTGCTGGAGTCGGCCGTCCGCTACTACCACAACCTGCTCATCAACAGCCCGGCCGCGCAGAGCGTGCGCGAATACCTATCGCGGCGCGACATCAGCGGCGAGTCGATCGTTGCATTTCAGCTGGGCTTCGCGCCGGAGTCGTGGGACGCGCTGGGCAAGTACCTGGCGGGCAAGGGCTTCCTGCCGAAGGACGTGCTCGACGCCGGATTGGCGAGCGAGCGCGAGGGCGGCGGGCAGTACGACCGCTTCCGCAACCGGCTCATGTTCCCGATCCGCGACATCAAGGGGCAGACGATCGGCTTTGGCGCGCGCGCGCTGTCCGACGAGCAGCAGCCGAAGTACCTCAACTCGCCGCAGACGCCGCTGTTCGAGAAATCGGCCGTGTTGTACGGCATCGACATGGCGAAGGACGCCATCCGCGCGGGTCATACGGCCGTCATCGTCGAGGGCTACGTCGACGCGTTGATGGCGCACCAGATGGGCCACAAGAACGTCGTCGCCGCGATGGGCACGGCGCTGACCGAGAGCCAGCTAAAAACCTTGCAGAGATTGGCGAAAAAGTTTATACTTGCACTCGACGCTGATACGGCGGGTTTCGAGGCGATGCGCCGCGGGCTAAGCGTCGCGCATGACGCGCTCGACAAAGAAGCCGTGCCGGTGCCCGTCGGTCGCAACCTGGTCGACTTCGAGAGCCACCTGCAGGCGGAGATCCGAGTGGCGGTTCTGCCGTCGGGCTACGACCCCGACGACCTGCTGCGCGAGGACCCCGCGGCGTGGCAGACGATGCTGGATACGTCGCTGCCTGTGGTAGACTATCTCATTCAGATCGTCACCGCGCCGCTTGACCTGTCGTCGGCCAAAGGCAAATCCGAGGCGGCCGGCACACTCCTGCCGCTGATCCGCTCGATGGCGGACAGCGTGCAGCGCGCGCACTACGTGCAGGAACTGTCGCGCCGGCTGCGTGTTGACGAGCGCGCACTGCTCGAGATGGCGGCGCGCACGACCGAGCCGGCCCCGCGCCCGGCGCGGGCACGGCCGGCGGCCGGACCGAGCGCGCCGGAGCCTCGGACCTTGCAGAGACTCGGGTTGGAAGATTTCTGCCTGTCGATGCTGCTGCGACATCCGGATGAACTGACCGGCGTGGAGCGGCTGGGCCTCATGGCCGACGATTTTGTGCAGAGCGAGAATCGCCAGATTTACGAATCGCTGCGGACGCTGGAGCCAGGCGAGGGGGACGGCCAGCCGGCCGGCCTGCGCCAGCGTCTGAACGAGGCCCTGCATGCGCGCTATGATGCGCTGGTCGACCTGGGTCGTCGTTTCGAACCCCTGATGGTCGAAGAATTGGAAAAATCCGTCCTGCGCTTGCGCGAGCAGGGTCTGCGCCAGCTAATCAACCGGCTGCGCTTCCTCGAAATCGAAGCGCAGGGCGCGGGCGATGCCGGCGAATTGCGGGAGTACCGCCAGCGGATCTCACTGACGACTGAGCAGTTGGACTGGACCCAGTCGGCGCTCCGGGCGCGTACAATGCTGGGCCGCGCAGAATCCGCGGCGAACGAGAAAACGGTATGA